In Deltaproteobacteria bacterium, the following proteins share a genomic window:
- a CDS encoding peroxiredoxin, translating to MIMCVMVTKDAPDFTATAVMPDNSFQDLTLSSYRGKYVVLFFYPLDFTFVCPSEILAFDKAIDEFRKRNCEVIGVSVDSHFTHLAWKKTPVEKGGLGNIRYPLVSDLSKSISLAYSVLLEGGLALRGLFLVDKEGKIRHMVVNDLPIGRSVDEALRVLDALQFHEKYGDVCPANWKPGEEAMKPTDEGVSAYLAKHFK from the coding sequence ATCATTATGTGCGTCATGGTGACCAAGGATGCCCCGGATTTTACTGCAACAGCTGTGATGCCGGACAACAGCTTTCAGGATCTCACCCTGTCATCTTACAGGGGCAAGTATGTCGTTCTCTTTTTCTATCCCCTTGACTTCACATTTGTCTGCCCGTCCGAGATCCTCGCCTTTGACAAGGCCATCGATGAGTTTCGCAAGAGAAACTGTGAGGTCATTGGCGTCTCAGTGGATTCCCATTTCACGCATCTTGCCTGGAAGAAAACGCCAGTCGAGAAGGGCGGCCTTGGAAATATCCGCTATCCGCTCGTATCCGACCTTTCCAAGTCCATCTCCCTTGCCTACAGCGTCCTTCTTGAAGGGGGGCTGGCCCTTCGGGGGCTCTTCCTTGTGGACAAGGAGGGAAAGATCAGACACATGGTCGTAAATGATCTTCCCATTGGGCGGAGCGTTGACGAGGCCCTGCGGGTCCTCGACGCCCTCCAGTTCCATGAAAAGTATGGAGATGTCTGCCCTGCCAACTGGAAGCCCGGCGAGGAGGCCATGAAACCTACGGACGAGGGTGTATCAGCCTATCTGGCCAAGCACTTCAAGTAA